A single genomic interval of Cupriavidus necator harbors:
- a CDS encoding TonB-dependent siderophore receptor, which produces MRWIPAAVGLMVSASAFGQENVTGSASSATQAEQPAPAGRPARQPEPSLPAVTVNGARENPVNPPTTAGSKVPLTAREVPQSVTVVNAERIREQNLTTLEDAMMQATGVFVEKRDQERSIYYSRGLEIDTFMLDGVPTKYDWRNTVQPDLSMIERVEVLKGPSGLLAGAGKTGGAINLVRKRPTRETQIGGALSVGSWNNYRAEVDAGGALNADGTLRARITGAFQDKDSFIDKTNMRTSALYGVIEYDITPSTLVTVGASYQDSEGRQPWTLPAYFNPVTRQASLLDVPRSTYLGADWNRDHFYTTSAFAELEHKFDSGWQVKGALRYLNNRLNREQAYAYTPVIPGVNTTTLFAAKQTYTQEQTSFDLYANGPFSLFGRRHKALVGFNFSDSERRDPRYAISPFSQVVNIFNPRSDFAKPTFTPNGTGITTTTRQYGVYGDARFSLADPVTLVLGGRLSWWDISARQYTSTTSVTRGDDINAKFTPFAGLIYDFTEHWSAYASYAEIFQPQDEYLTASGNLVDPIKGKQYEVGVKSEFFEGALNTSLALFEVRETGRATLDNINTTNPSNPFFVSQGETKSQGFELEASGRITPSWTIYAGYTFNVTQDLQNRTGQVNTPFSAIAPKHLFKLWTMYRLPGDFNRWRIGGGMTAVSHVQNTALFPAPIGAVTLRRGGYATFDAAIGYDFNKHVSADLNLTNLFDRSYYSRINNPREGNIWGQPRAAMFTVRMKM; this is translated from the coding sequence ATGCGCTGGATCCCGGCCGCCGTTGGCCTGATGGTCAGCGCGTCGGCTTTCGGACAGGAAAACGTGACAGGTTCGGCATCGTCGGCAACGCAGGCGGAGCAGCCGGCCCCCGCGGGCAGACCCGCCCGGCAACCGGAGCCTTCGCTGCCGGCGGTGACAGTCAACGGCGCCCGCGAAAACCCCGTCAACCCGCCTACTACCGCTGGCAGCAAGGTGCCGCTGACCGCGCGCGAGGTGCCGCAATCGGTCACCGTGGTCAACGCCGAGCGCATCCGCGAGCAGAACCTGACCACGCTGGAAGACGCGATGATGCAGGCCACCGGCGTGTTCGTCGAAAAGCGTGACCAGGAGCGTTCGATCTATTATTCGCGCGGGCTGGAGATCGACACCTTCATGCTGGACGGCGTGCCGACCAAGTATGACTGGCGCAACACCGTGCAGCCGGACCTGTCGATGATCGAGCGGGTGGAAGTGCTCAAGGGGCCGTCGGGCCTGCTCGCCGGGGCGGGCAAGACCGGCGGCGCGATCAACCTGGTGCGCAAGCGCCCGACGCGAGAAACCCAGATCGGCGGCGCGCTGTCGGTGGGATCGTGGAACAACTACCGCGCCGAGGTGGATGCCGGCGGCGCGCTCAATGCCGACGGCACGCTGCGCGCGCGCATCACCGGCGCGTTCCAGGACAAGGACTCGTTCATCGACAAGACCAATATGCGCACCAGTGCGCTCTATGGCGTGATCGAGTACGACATCACGCCCAGCACGCTGGTGACGGTCGGCGCGAGCTACCAGGATTCGGAAGGCCGCCAGCCGTGGACGCTGCCGGCCTACTTCAACCCGGTCACGCGCCAGGCCAGCCTGCTCGACGTGCCGCGCTCGACTTACCTGGGCGCGGACTGGAACCGCGACCACTTCTATACCACCTCGGCCTTCGCCGAGCTGGAGCACAAGTTCGACAGCGGCTGGCAGGTCAAGGGTGCGCTGCGCTACCTGAACAACCGCCTGAACCGCGAGCAGGCCTATGCCTATACGCCGGTGATCCCGGGCGTGAACACGACCACGCTGTTCGCGGCCAAGCAGACCTACACGCAGGAGCAGACCAGCTTCGACCTCTACGCCAACGGGCCGTTCTCGCTGTTCGGGCGCCGGCACAAGGCGCTGGTCGGCTTCAATTTTTCCGATTCGGAACGGCGCGACCCCCGGTATGCCATTTCGCCGTTCTCGCAGGTCGTGAACATCTTCAACCCGCGCAGCGACTTCGCCAAGCCAACCTTCACCCCCAATGGCACAGGCATCACCACCACGACCAGGCAGTACGGCGTCTACGGCGACGCGCGCTTCTCGCTGGCGGATCCGGTGACGCTGGTGCTGGGCGGGCGGCTGAGCTGGTGGGACATCAGCGCGCGCCAGTACACGTCGACCACCAGCGTGACCCGGGGCGACGACATCAACGCCAAGTTCACGCCGTTCGCCGGGCTGATCTACGACTTCACCGAACACTGGTCGGCCTATGCCAGCTATGCCGAGATCTTCCAGCCGCAGGATGAGTACCTGACCGCCAGCGGCAACCTGGTCGATCCAATCAAGGGCAAGCAGTACGAGGTCGGCGTCAAGAGCGAATTTTTCGAGGGCGCGCTGAACACCTCGCTGGCACTGTTCGAGGTACGCGAGACCGGTCGCGCCACGCTCGACAATATCAACACGACCAATCCGAGCAATCCGTTCTTCGTGTCGCAGGGCGAGACCAAGAGCCAGGGCTTCGAGCTGGAAGCCAGCGGCCGCATCACGCCGAGCTGGACCATCTACGCCGGCTATACGTTCAACGTCACGCAGGACCTGCAGAACCGCACCGGCCAGGTCAACACGCCGTTCTCGGCGATTGCCCCCAAGCACCTGTTCAAGCTGTGGACGATGTACCGCCTGCCCGGCGATTTCAACCGCTGGCGCATCGGTGGCGGCATGACCGCGGTCAGCCATGTGCAGAACACCGCGCTGTTCCCCGCGCCGATTGGTGCGGTCACGCTGCGCCGCGGCGGCTATGCGACGTTCGATGCCGCGATCGGCTACGACTTCAACAAGCACGTGTCGGCGGACCTGAACCTGACCAACCTGTTCGACCGCAGCTACTACTCACGGATCAACAACCCGCGCGAAGGCAACATCTGGGGCCAGCCGCGCGCGGCCATGTTCACCGTGCGCATGAAGATGTAA
- a CDS encoding lysine N(6)-hydroxylase/L-ornithine N(5)-oxygenase family protein: MLYSASTFAAHGTDAGAGPVLDLLGIGFGPSNLALAVALREMLPQQAPFRFGFVEKKPGFVWHGNMLLDNSRMQISFLKDLVTMRNPASRYTFINYLHERERLLDFINTRTFYPSRYEFNDYLSWVAGDFADACHYGEEVVSVAPEPAGGNGDLACLRVTSRTAEGALTERRARNVVVSVGGAPSIPDAFVPLRGHPRVFHSSSYLESLERLERTAPVRRVAVIGSGQSAAEIFLDLHGREGGIAVDLVSRVPALKPADDSPFVNEIFNPRYIDYLFSREATEREQLLREFGNTNYAVVDTDLIEAIYEVLYQQKVTGKVRHRLLAGSEARHAEADADGVRLDIARRDDGAHQLQRYDAVILATGYRRELHQSLLAPLASYLDDAKGFQADRDYRLQMAPGCQAGVFLQGCCEATHGLSDTLLSVLAVRAQEIAAAVLGNRAGAACAMEAEPPRSRPARVAHAGTH, translated from the coding sequence ATGCTCTATTCCGCTTCCACCTTCGCCGCCCACGGCACCGATGCCGGTGCAGGGCCCGTGCTCGACCTGCTGGGCATCGGCTTCGGGCCTTCCAACCTCGCGCTGGCAGTGGCCCTGCGCGAAATGCTGCCGCAGCAGGCACCGTTCCGCTTCGGCTTTGTCGAGAAGAAACCGGGCTTCGTCTGGCACGGCAATATGCTGCTCGACAACAGCCGCATGCAGATCTCGTTCCTGAAGGACCTGGTCACGATGCGCAATCCGGCCAGCCGCTATACCTTCATCAACTACCTGCACGAGCGCGAGCGGCTGCTGGACTTCATCAACACCCGCACCTTCTATCCCAGCCGCTACGAGTTCAACGACTACCTGTCCTGGGTGGCGGGTGATTTTGCCGACGCCTGTCACTACGGCGAGGAAGTGGTTTCGGTCGCGCCCGAGCCCGCCGGCGGCAATGGCGATCTGGCCTGCCTGCGCGTGACCTCGCGCACGGCGGAAGGGGCGCTGACCGAGCGCCGCGCGCGCAACGTGGTGGTCAGCGTCGGCGGCGCGCCCAGCATTCCGGACGCCTTCGTGCCGCTGCGGGGCCACCCGCGGGTGTTCCATTCGTCGTCGTACCTCGAGTCGCTGGAGCGGCTGGAGCGCACAGCGCCCGTGCGGCGCGTGGCAGTAATTGGTTCGGGCCAGAGCGCCGCCGAGATTTTCCTGGACCTGCATGGCCGCGAAGGCGGCATTGCGGTCGACCTGGTCAGCCGTGTGCCGGCGCTCAAGCCGGCCGACGACAGCCCCTTCGTCAACGAGATCTTCAACCCGCGCTATATCGACTACCTGTTCTCGCGCGAGGCGACTGAGCGCGAGCAACTGCTGCGCGAGTTCGGTAATACCAACTACGCGGTGGTCGATACCGACCTGATCGAAGCCATTTACGAGGTGCTGTACCAGCAGAAGGTCACCGGCAAGGTGCGCCACCGCCTGCTGGCCGGCAGCGAGGCCCGCCATGCCGAGGCCGATGCCGACGGCGTGCGGCTGGACATTGCGCGGCGTGACGATGGCGCGCATCAGTTGCAGCGCTATGACGCGGTCATCCTCGCCACGGGCTATCGGCGCGAGCTGCACCAGTCGCTGCTGGCGCCGCTGGCGTCCTACCTGGACGACGCCAAGGGCTTCCAGGCCGACCGCGACTACCGGCTGCAGATGGCGCCGGGCTGCCAGGCGGGCGTATTCCTGCAGGGCTGCTGCGAAGCGACGCACGGCTTGTCGGACACGCTGCTGTCGGTGCTGGCGGTGCGCGCGCAAGAGATTGCGGCCGCCGTGCTGGGCAACCGGGCGGGTGCGGCATGCGCCATGGAGGCCGAGCCGCCTCGCAGCCGCCCCGCGCGCGTCGCGCACGCCGGCACGCACTGA
- a CDS encoding GNAT family N-acetyltransferase, with the protein MQSNAAPLMTHAIASQPWLSATSLTLQSRWDGCALQLSLDGTPLQAWQFTPGTQPRLALADTDPVHPLARAATFAACEAVLARTPATQAIALDLPDAIANAMLREGSATRAAGGELVTRVEQLWQLPALWHTGTSGRDYPLQYAMTQGRRHPLRAPKPSGQVYARHIPWLGQVFSMRVADLDADLACFHGWMNDPRVAAFWEEEGDLEKHRDYLSAQLADPHTIPLIGCLDGKPFAYFEVYWAKENRIGPYYDVDDFDRGWHVLIGDGEIRGKAYISAWLPSLMHYMFLDDPRTQRIVGEPRIDHVQQIRNLDRSGFAKVKAFDFPHKRAMLVMLLRERFFGERLWVPQDDGQAQLSGAEPTALAA; encoded by the coding sequence ATGCAAAGCAATGCCGCGCCTTTGATGACCCACGCGATCGCGAGCCAGCCCTGGTTGTCCGCGACGAGCCTCACCCTGCAGAGCCGCTGGGATGGCTGCGCGCTGCAGCTAAGCCTCGACGGCACGCCGCTGCAGGCCTGGCAGTTTACGCCCGGCACCCAGCCGCGGCTGGCACTTGCCGATACCGACCCGGTCCATCCGCTGGCGCGCGCCGCGACCTTTGCCGCCTGCGAGGCGGTGCTGGCGCGCACCCCCGCGACGCAGGCAATCGCGCTGGACCTGCCCGATGCCATCGCCAACGCAATGCTGCGCGAGGGCAGCGCCACGCGCGCGGCCGGCGGCGAGCTGGTGACGCGCGTCGAGCAGCTCTGGCAACTGCCGGCGCTGTGGCACACCGGCACCTCGGGCCGCGACTATCCGCTGCAATACGCGATGACCCAGGGCCGGCGCCATCCGCTGCGCGCGCCCAAGCCGTCGGGCCAGGTCTATGCACGCCATATCCCGTGGCTCGGCCAGGTGTTCTCGATGCGGGTGGCCGATCTCGATGCCGACCTGGCGTGCTTCCACGGCTGGATGAACGATCCGCGCGTGGCGGCGTTCTGGGAGGAAGAAGGCGATCTGGAAAAGCATCGCGATTACCTGTCGGCACAGCTGGCCGACCCGCACACCATCCCGCTGATCGGCTGCCTGGACGGCAAGCCGTTCGCGTACTTCGAGGTGTACTGGGCCAAGGAGAACCGCATCGGCCCCTACTACGACGTCGACGACTTCGACCGCGGCTGGCACGTGCTGATCGGCGACGGCGAGATCCGTGGCAAGGCGTATATCAGCGCCTGGCTGCCGTCGCTGATGCACTACATGTTCCTGGACGACCCGCGCACGCAGCGCATCGTCGGCGAGCCCCGCATCGATCATGTGCAGCAGATCCGCAACCTGGACCGTTCCGGGTTTGCCAAGGTCAAGGCCTTCGACTTCCCGCACAAGCGCGCCATGCTGGTGATGCTGCTGCGCGAACGCTTCTTCGGCGAGCGCCTGTGGGTGCCGCAGGACGACGGGCAGGCGCAGCTGTCCGGTGCAGAACCGACCGCGCTGGCGGCCTGA
- a CDS encoding cyclic peptide export ABC transporter → MNLFLSLRRRFGGLLLLALAAGTCSALAGIALIAEINRMIAAPAALEAGRIGVLLGLLAVLFGCGFGSQALLTALGHRVVYDMRLRMLKRVLDTDVERLEAIGGPTVYATLTKDIASIGMAFNRVPFVFYNGVLVLGGLLYLGWLSWQLFVLGAAVLGAGVLLAQRWVLRMRTLMKAVRDTDDRLYAGYQGAIDGRYELALNAWRKQSFYQRDFEPAAEFARAHEVRADRYWVLSLSFTATLILGVACAIFIAGDALGIGRERITAFVLVLMFLRMPLNDLVGTLPILMTGNVALRKIETLRLAPYTEDFALHSTNTAAAPPAPGTPLITLQDVRYDYPGQGDERGFRLGPVSLTLSAGETVFIVGGNGSGKSTLMKLLAGLYQPSAGSIALGDRPVGTAELPWYRSHFATVFSNAHLFARLVGPDGRFDAAVANAFLKRLHMDHKVAIRDDLLSTTQLSQGQRKRLALLAAYVEARPVLLLDEWAADQDPVFRAYFYESLLPELKRSGKTIVAVSHDDRYFHVADRVIGADSGVIRADSATDSAAAPAAAGQTDHQAAA, encoded by the coding sequence GTGAATCTGTTCCTCTCATTGCGCCGCCGCTTCGGCGGCCTCCTGCTGTTGGCGCTGGCCGCGGGCACCTGCAGCGCGCTCGCCGGCATCGCGCTGATTGCCGAGATCAACCGCATGATCGCCGCGCCGGCGGCGCTGGAAGCGGGGCGCATCGGCGTGCTGCTGGGCCTGCTGGCGGTGCTGTTCGGCTGCGGCTTCGGCTCGCAGGCGCTGCTGACCGCGCTGGGCCACCGCGTGGTGTACGACATGCGGCTGCGCATGCTCAAGCGCGTGCTCGATACCGACGTGGAGCGCCTGGAAGCGATCGGCGGCCCGACCGTCTATGCCACGCTGACCAAGGACATCGCCTCGATCGGCATGGCCTTCAACCGCGTGCCGTTCGTGTTCTACAACGGCGTGCTGGTGCTGGGCGGGCTGCTGTACCTGGGCTGGCTGTCGTGGCAGCTGTTCGTGCTCGGTGCCGCGGTGCTGGGCGCAGGCGTGCTGCTGGCGCAGCGCTGGGTGCTGCGCATGCGCACCCTGATGAAGGCGGTGCGCGATACCGACGACCGGCTCTACGCCGGCTACCAGGGCGCGATTGATGGCCGCTACGAACTGGCGCTCAATGCCTGGCGCAAGCAGAGCTTCTACCAGCGCGACTTCGAGCCCGCCGCGGAGTTTGCGCGCGCACATGAGGTGCGCGCCGACCGCTACTGGGTGCTGAGCCTGTCGTTCACCGCGACGCTGATCCTGGGGGTGGCGTGCGCGATCTTTATCGCCGGCGATGCGCTGGGTATTGGGCGCGAGCGCATCACCGCCTTCGTGCTGGTGCTGATGTTCCTGCGCATGCCGCTGAACGACCTGGTCGGCACGCTGCCGATCCTGATGACCGGCAACGTCGCGCTGCGCAAGATCGAGACGCTGCGGCTGGCGCCGTACACGGAGGATTTCGCGCTGCATTCGACCAATACCGCCGCTGCACCGCCCGCGCCGGGCACGCCGCTGATCACGCTGCAGGACGTGCGCTACGACTATCCCGGCCAGGGCGACGAGCGCGGCTTCCGCCTCGGCCCCGTGTCGCTGACGCTGTCCGCCGGCGAGACGGTCTTTATCGTCGGCGGCAACGGCAGCGGCAAGTCCACGCTGATGAAGCTGCTGGCGGGCCTGTACCAGCCGAGCGCCGGCAGCATAGCGCTCGGCGACCGGCCGGTGGGCACCGCCGAGCTGCCCTGGTATCGCAGCCATTTCGCCACGGTGTTCTCCAACGCCCATCTGTTCGCGCGGCTGGTCGGCCCGGACGGGCGCTTCGACGCCGCGGTGGCCAATGCTTTCCTGAAGCGGCTGCACATGGACCACAAGGTCGCCATCCGCGATGACCTGCTGTCGACCACGCAGCTGTCGCAGGGGCAACGCAAGCGGCTGGCGCTGCTGGCGGCTTATGTCGAGGCGCGCCCGGTGCTGCTGCTCGACGAATGGGCAGCCGACCAGGATCCCGTGTTCCGCGCCTATTTCTATGAATCGCTGCTGCCGGAGCTCAAGCGCAGCGGCAAGACCATTGTCGCGGTCAGCCATGACGACCGCTATTTCCACGTGGCCGACCGCGTGATCGGCGCCGACAGCGGCGTGATCCGCGCCGACAGCGCCACCGACAGCGCCGCCGCCCCCGCCGCGGCCGGCCAGACCGACCATCAGGCCGCCGCATGA
- a CDS encoding non-ribosomal peptide synthetase, which yields MTQPMPDLTIRARASQDPAPLSFAQQRLWFLQRYAPDSTAYNLVRAWRLQGPLSAPALEQALAQVTARHAVLRTRFSTGDGEPRQIVDNAPPAVQWIDLPAGELDAQLRRESARVFDLHAAAPFHVTVARLEDDAHVLVLAMHHIVSDGWSNPILARDLARAYAAAVNGSEPGWTPLPVQYADYAAWQRERLDGPALDAAVARCADRLGIGIPALELPLDAPRPARPAGKGGRVRWTLSDDVVAALRSYCAGGTGRGGRLTPFAVLLAAWQALLARHSGQSDFAVGVPNAARTHEELDELVGCFINTQVYRARLTPGLSGHALCQQVRDDARAALDHADLPFELLVDRLAPSRDPSRTPVFQAMFNLQMGEPAAFTLPGLQASALPVPDDSAKFDVTLDLHASATRVSATLEYDATLFTAATAQRMARHYEHLLGAMLAAPETPLEALPLMDEGEQARTLADGNDTGLALDPADDVVARIARAAAATPDAIAVTDGASSLTYAGLEATANRIANWLAAQELGAEALVGVCLPRTPALVAVLLGILKAGAAYLPVDAHHPAARNAHILGHARARLILASAATRAALGDSGAVVLVDGDTPPWSTAPDTPPAAPCHPAQLAYTLYTSGSTGTPKGVQISRGAFANFLRAMTPVVPMDGSDRLLAVTTLGFDIAGLELFLPLASGARVVIATRDDARDPARLAALMSAHGITVMQATPATWQMLVTQASPPWEGLRVLCGGEALGRELATALLARGAQVCNVYGPTETTVWSAAHALAAEGAPAWAVAPVGRPIANNQLYVLDARLEPVPPGVAGELYIGGAGLARGYAEDPARTAAAFVPNPFAPGTPGAMAGDRLYRTGDLARKRVDGIVEFLGRRDHQVKVRGFRVEPGEVEAALSACPQVSQAVCVARQGPDGMARLCAYYVAATAGDDSDDAILARLREQLPGYMVPSSLTRLDALPLNANGKVDRQALPEPAAPRAAAAPSTPTEHELAALWCAVLDVAQAGADDDFFLLGGHSLLLVRLQTRIREQMACELALPALFAAPVLRDMAAAIDQAGRRDADADLAFMNDLLEAL from the coding sequence ATGACGCAGCCTATGCCCGACCTGACGATCCGTGCGCGCGCCTCGCAAGACCCCGCGCCGCTGTCGTTCGCGCAGCAGCGCCTGTGGTTCCTGCAGCGCTACGCGCCGGACAGCACCGCGTACAACCTGGTGCGCGCCTGGCGCCTGCAGGGCCCGCTGTCGGCTCCGGCGCTGGAGCAGGCGCTGGCGCAGGTGACGGCGCGCCATGCGGTACTGCGTACCCGTTTCTCGACCGGTGACGGCGAGCCCCGGCAGATCGTCGACAACGCGCCGCCGGCCGTGCAATGGATCGACCTGCCCGCAGGCGAGCTCGATGCGCAGCTGCGCCGCGAGTCGGCGCGCGTATTCGACCTGCACGCCGCCGCGCCTTTCCACGTCACCGTCGCCCGGCTGGAGGATGACGCCCACGTGCTGGTGCTGGCCATGCACCACATCGTCTCGGACGGCTGGTCCAACCCGATCCTGGCGCGCGACCTCGCGCGGGCCTATGCCGCGGCCGTCAATGGCAGCGAGCCGGGCTGGACGCCGCTGCCGGTGCAGTACGCCGACTACGCTGCCTGGCAGCGCGAGCGTCTCGATGGCCCTGCGCTCGATGCCGCGGTGGCACGCTGCGCGGACCGCCTGGGCATTGGCATTCCCGCGCTGGAACTGCCGCTCGATGCCCCGCGCCCGGCGCGGCCGGCAGGCAAGGGCGGGCGCGTCCGCTGGACGCTGTCGGACGACGTGGTGGCAGCGCTGCGCAGCTACTGCGCTGGTGGCACGGGTCGGGGTGGCCGGCTCACGCCGTTCGCCGTGTTGCTGGCCGCATGGCAGGCGCTGCTGGCGCGCCACAGCGGCCAGTCCGACTTTGCCGTGGGCGTGCCCAACGCAGCCCGCACGCATGAAGAGCTGGACGAACTGGTCGGCTGCTTCATCAATACCCAGGTCTATCGCGCCCGGCTGACGCCCGGCCTGAGCGGCCACGCGCTGTGTCAGCAGGTCCGCGACGATGCGCGCGCCGCGCTGGACCACGCCGACCTGCCGTTCGAACTGCTGGTCGACAGGCTGGCGCCGTCGCGCGACCCCAGCCGCACGCCGGTGTTTCAGGCGATGTTCAACCTGCAGATGGGCGAGCCCGCCGCCTTCACGCTGCCCGGCCTGCAGGCGAGCGCACTGCCGGTGCCCGACGACAGCGCCAAGTTCGACGTCACGCTCGACCTGCACGCCAGCGCCACGCGCGTGTCGGCCACGCTGGAATACGACGCCACGCTGTTCACCGCGGCCACGGCCCAGCGGATGGCGCGGCACTATGAACACCTGCTCGGCGCGATGCTGGCCGCGCCCGAGACGCCGCTCGAAGCACTGCCGCTGATGGATGAAGGCGAGCAGGCCCGGACGCTGGCCGACGGCAACGACACCGGCCTTGCACTCGACCCGGCCGACGACGTGGTCGCACGGATCGCGCGCGCCGCCGCGGCCACGCCCGATGCCATTGCGGTGACGGACGGCGCCTCGAGCCTGACCTATGCCGGGCTGGAAGCGACCGCCAACCGCATCGCGAACTGGCTGGCCGCGCAGGAACTCGGCGCCGAGGCGCTGGTCGGCGTGTGCCTGCCGCGCACGCCCGCGCTGGTGGCAGTGCTGCTCGGCATCCTGAAGGCGGGCGCCGCCTACCTGCCGGTCGACGCTCACCATCCGGCCGCGCGCAATGCCCACATCCTCGGCCATGCCCGTGCGCGCCTGATCCTGGCGAGCGCCGCTACACGCGCCGCGCTCGGCGACAGCGGCGCGGTGGTGCTGGTCGACGGCGACACGCCGCCCTGGAGCACGGCCCCCGATACGCCGCCGGCTGCGCCATGCCATCCGGCACAACTGGCCTACACGCTCTACACCTCCGGCTCGACCGGCACGCCCAAGGGCGTGCAGATTTCGCGCGGCGCGTTTGCCAACTTCTTGCGGGCGATGACGCCGGTGGTGCCGATGGACGGCAGCGACCGGCTGCTGGCGGTGACCACGCTCGGCTTTGATATCGCGGGGCTGGAGCTGTTCCTGCCGCTGGCCAGCGGCGCCCGCGTGGTGATCGCCACGCGCGACGATGCGCGCGACCCGGCGCGGCTGGCGGCGCTGATGTCCGCGCACGGCATCACCGTGATGCAGGCCACGCCCGCGACCTGGCAGATGCTGGTGACGCAAGCCTCGCCGCCATGGGAGGGGCTGCGCGTGCTGTGCGGCGGCGAGGCGCTGGGGCGCGAGCTGGCCACGGCACTGCTGGCCAGGGGCGCGCAGGTCTGCAACGTCTATGGCCCCACCGAGACCACGGTCTGGTCCGCGGCGCATGCGCTGGCGGCCGAGGGCGCTCCCGCGTGGGCGGTCGCGCCGGTCGGCCGGCCCATCGCCAACAACCAGCTCTACGTGCTGGACGCGCGGCTCGAACCGGTGCCCCCGGGCGTGGCCGGCGAGCTCTACATCGGCGGCGCCGGGCTGGCGCGCGGCTATGCCGAGGATCCGGCCCGAACCGCCGCGGCCTTCGTGCCCAACCCGTTCGCGCCCGGCACGCCGGGCGCCATGGCGGGCGACCGGCTGTACCGGACCGGCGACCTGGCGCGCAAGCGTGTCGACGGCATTGTCGAGTTCCTCGGCCGGCGCGACCACCAGGTCAAGGTGCGCGGCTTCCGCGTCGAACCGGGCGAGGTCGAGGCGGCGCTGAGCGCGTGCCCGCAGGTGAGCCAGGCAGTCTGTGTGGCCCGGCAGGGTCCCGACGGGATGGCGCGGCTGTGCGCGTACTACGTGGCCGCCACGGCTGGCGATGACTCGGACGACGCCATCCTCGCGCGCCTGCGCGAGCAGTTGCCCGGCTACATGGTGCCGTCCAGCCTGACGCGGCTCGATGCGCTGCCGCTCAACGCCAACGGCAAGGTCGACCGCCAGGCGCTGCCCGAGCCGGCCGCGCCGCGCGCGGCGGCGGCACCATCGACGCCGACCGAGCATGAACTGGCGGCGCTGTGGTGCGCGGTGCTGGACGTGGCCCAGGCCGGAGCCGACGACGATTTCTTCCTGCTGGGTGGCCATTCGCTGCTGCTGGTGCGGCTGCAGACCCGCATCCGCGAGCAGATGGCCTGCGAACTGGCGCTGCCGGCGCTGTTCGCTGCGCCCGTGCTGCGCGACATGGCCGCGGCGATCGACCAGGCCGGCCGGCGCGATGCCGACGCCGACCTGGCCTTCATGAACGACCTGCTGGAGGCCCTGTGA
- the fhuF gene encoding siderophore-iron reductase FhuF, protein MFPLPILLALFPEPLRHYAEAVRIGPTTSDDVMPAALMSAPAGRAPLRQALHAMAVHYGGDDARVAGSVWARHCFSALLPGTVAAAALAHHVLPLRDTAIRPDRHGRAVTLLLPHAGQRFAGAPPQQRYGALLDDLLSPLIEALAAASGASPRLLWANAGAVVAEVLRHAPALLQPDMPATDATLAADAAWLMDTRTRPDGRDNPLHAPMRAHRVTQDGTTTTLWLRRLCCLRYRLPAFTLCGDCPRRLLR, encoded by the coding sequence TTGTTTCCGTTACCGATCCTGCTTGCACTGTTTCCCGAGCCGCTGCGTCACTACGCCGAGGCCGTACGCATCGGCCCCACGACGTCCGATGACGTCATGCCCGCCGCGCTCATGTCCGCGCCGGCGGGCCGCGCCCCACTACGGCAGGCGCTTCACGCCATGGCCGTCCACTACGGTGGCGACGATGCGCGCGTGGCCGGCTCGGTCTGGGCGCGGCATTGCTTCTCCGCGCTGCTGCCTGGCACGGTGGCCGCCGCGGCGCTGGCGCACCACGTGCTGCCCTTGCGCGACACGGCCATCCGGCCCGATCGGCACGGCCGCGCCGTGACGTTGCTGCTGCCACACGCTGGCCAGAGGTTTGCCGGCGCGCCGCCGCAGCAGCGTTACGGCGCCCTGCTGGACGACCTGCTGTCACCGCTGATCGAAGCGCTGGCAGCGGCCAGCGGCGCGTCGCCGCGCCTGCTGTGGGCCAATGCCGGCGCTGTCGTCGCCGAGGTATTGCGCCACGCGCCCGCCCTGCTGCAGCCGGATATGCCGGCCACGGACGCCACGCTGGCGGCCGACGCGGCCTGGCTGATGGACACCCGCACCCGCCCCGACGGCCGCGACAACCCGCTGCATGCGCCGATGCGCGCGCACCGCGTGACGCAGGACGGCACCACCACCACGCTGTGGCTGCGCCGGCTGTGTTGCCTGCGCTACCGCTTGCCGGCCTTCACGCTGTGCGGCGACTGCCCGCGCCGCCTGCTGCGGTAA